Proteins from a genomic interval of Euwallacea fornicatus isolate EFF26 chromosome 1, ASM4011564v1, whole genome shotgun sequence:
- the LOC136340553 gene encoding uncharacterized protein isoform X3, translating to MGVGRDRSFCYSFVLSAVGRKVQSFASIPATLRSFSRDNALGGKPRDERTSANQQTDRNGEKSPLMNISRNPMMRNKRGEIDLQTCIDNFKIHKDKIIRTQDSQNMGANFLNEIDLGGREECLRLCCETEECDVFVFEEKNAGSCYLFHCGPPEDFKCKFTHHVNYSSAVLAISRHLPDLESQIKLTKHVQDLSKLRKPEDSEPAMAFHLVPDGAEAVLKPSVTTTLIPAITREVLPLEKHPEARKCRRDQLECRSSGECIAIYNACDGIPQCADGSDEAPQLECPEVISAQNTQLTAPPPTRKVAQSLPSVHQNSPSVLQYGREGELVQQQQTKPQPPSNYQTRYHAQLQLPLQPDPDFLRPVPDPRSPGRAQFEPVVQVPNYLEYPTNNWGSRQVMGQQGMQQMPQYQDAANQVFTHKEKQFHNEAQISQLQYPEYSGRGVQNYYGENFRQPTQQDSWPMEDPRYPPPQQIYRSQESPSAPILPVVNPIHVQEKLAHDLKHSKDTMEHGRITQKIKVKAAVESDSQFNEPLKLKMYNEEGASRIPRGAILSLTLGLILTGVMAVLIGCRLRVVRRRLRKGGKGYAHDADYLVNGMYL from the exons GAACATCAGCCAACCAACAGACCGACAGGAATGGGGAGAAAAGTCCGCTGATGAATATTTCCAGAAACCCCATGATGAGAAATAAGAGAGGAGAGATAGATCTACAGACATGTATTGACAATTTCAAGATACACAAAGACAAAATAATCAGAACGCAGGATTCTCAGAATATGGGGGCCAACTTTCTGAACGAAATAGACTTGGGAGGCAGAGAAGAGTGCTTGAGGTTGTGCTGCGAGACTGAGGAGTGCGATGTGTTTGTGTTTGAAGAGAAG AATGCCGGAAGTTGTTACCTCTTTCACTGCGGCCCTCCCGAAGACTTCAAATGCAAGTTCACCCACCACGTCAATTACTCAAGTGCAGTTCTGGCCATCAGCAGACATCTCCCTGACTTAGAAAGTCAGATCAAACTCACCAAACATGTCCAggatttatctaaattaag gaaaccTGAAGACTCGGAACCAGCAATGGCTTTCCACTTGGTTCCAGACGGGGCTGAAGCAGTGTTAAAGCCCTCGGTTACCACCACTTTGATTCCGGCTATCACCCGTGAAGTTCTCCCGTTAGAGAAACATCCTGAAG cTCGAAAATGCAGAAGAGATCAGCTCGAATGTCGTTCAAGTGGAGAATGCATCGCCATATACAACGCCTGTGATGGCATACCTCAATGTGCAGATGGAAGTGATGAGGCACCTCAATTAG AATGTCCAGAAGTGATTTCTGCTCAAAACACCCAACTTACGGCACCACCCCCTACAAGGAAAGTTGCCCAGTCCCTTCCATCGGTCCACCAAAACTCTCCCTCAGTTCTGCAATATGGAAGAGAAGGAGAATTG GTTCAACAGCAACAAACAAAACCCCAGCCGCCATCCAACTATCAAACGCGGTATCATGCCCAACTTCAGTTGCCCCTTCAACCAGATCCGGACTTTCTCCGCCCGGTACCAGACCCAAGGTCGCCAGGGCGGGCGCAATTCGAACCGGTGGTTCAAGTACCTAATTATTTGGAATATCCCACTAACAACTGGGGATCCAGGCAGGTTATGGGTCAACAAGGGATGCAGCAGATGCCACAGTATCAAG ACGCCGCAAATCAAGTGTTCACCCATAAGGAGAAGCAATTTCACAACGAAGCTCAAATAAG CCAGCTTCAATATCCAGAGTACTCTGGAAGGGGAGTGCAAAATTATTATGGGGAAAACTTCAGACAGCCAACTCAGCAGGATAGCTGGCCTATGG AAGATCCTAGATACCCTCCTCCGCAACAAATCTATCGTTCTCAAGAGAGTCCATCGGCTCCTATTTTACCAG TTGTGAATCCTATTCATGTACAAGAAAAGCTCGCCCATGACTTGAAGCATTCCAAGGATACCATGGAACACGGACGTATTACCcagaaaataaaagttaaagcCGCAGTTGAGTCCGACAGTCAGTTTAACGAGCCTCTGAAACTTAAAATGTATAACGAGGAGGGCGCATCTCGAATTCCTAGAGGAGCCATTCTGTCTTTAACtttag ggTTGATATTAACAGGCGTGATGGCAGTACTAATAGGATGCCGTCTTAGAGTGGTAAGACGTCGTTTAAGAAAAGGTGGGAAAGGATATGCCCATGATGCGGACTATTTGGTCAACGGGatgtatttataa
- the LOC136340553 gene encoding uncharacterized protein isoform X4 codes for MGVGRDRSFCYSFVLSAVGRKVQSFASIPATLRSFSRDNALGGKPRDERTSANQQTDRNGEKSPLMNISRNPMMRNKRGEIDLQTCIDNFKIHKDKIIRTQDSQNMGANFLNEIDLGGREECLRLCCETEECDVFVFEEKNAGSCYLFHCGPPEDFKCKFTHHVNYSSAVLAISRHLPDLESQIKLTKHVQDLSKLRKPEDSEPAMAFHLVPDGAEAVLKPSVTTTLIPAITREVLPLEKHPEARKCRRDQLECRSSGECIAIYNACDGIPQCADGSDEAPQLECPEVISAQNTQLTAPPPTRKVAQSLPSVHQNSPSVLQYGREGELVQQQQTKPQPPSNYQTRYHAQLQLPLQPDPDFLRPVPDPRSPGRAQFEPVVQVPNYLEYPTNNWGSRQVMGQQGMQQMPQYQDAANQVFTHKEKQFHNEAQISQLQYPEYSGRGVQNYYGENFRQPTQQDSWPMDPRYPPPQQIYRSQESPSAPILPVVNPIHVQEKLAHDLKHSKDTMEHGRITQKIKVKAAVESDSQFNEPLKLKMYNEEGASRIPRGAILSLTLGLILTGVMAVLIGCRLRVVRRRLRKGGKGYAHDADYLVNGMYL; via the exons GAACATCAGCCAACCAACAGACCGACAGGAATGGGGAGAAAAGTCCGCTGATGAATATTTCCAGAAACCCCATGATGAGAAATAAGAGAGGAGAGATAGATCTACAGACATGTATTGACAATTTCAAGATACACAAAGACAAAATAATCAGAACGCAGGATTCTCAGAATATGGGGGCCAACTTTCTGAACGAAATAGACTTGGGAGGCAGAGAAGAGTGCTTGAGGTTGTGCTGCGAGACTGAGGAGTGCGATGTGTTTGTGTTTGAAGAGAAG AATGCCGGAAGTTGTTACCTCTTTCACTGCGGCCCTCCCGAAGACTTCAAATGCAAGTTCACCCACCACGTCAATTACTCAAGTGCAGTTCTGGCCATCAGCAGACATCTCCCTGACTTAGAAAGTCAGATCAAACTCACCAAACATGTCCAggatttatctaaattaag gaaaccTGAAGACTCGGAACCAGCAATGGCTTTCCACTTGGTTCCAGACGGGGCTGAAGCAGTGTTAAAGCCCTCGGTTACCACCACTTTGATTCCGGCTATCACCCGTGAAGTTCTCCCGTTAGAGAAACATCCTGAAG cTCGAAAATGCAGAAGAGATCAGCTCGAATGTCGTTCAAGTGGAGAATGCATCGCCATATACAACGCCTGTGATGGCATACCTCAATGTGCAGATGGAAGTGATGAGGCACCTCAATTAG AATGTCCAGAAGTGATTTCTGCTCAAAACACCCAACTTACGGCACCACCCCCTACAAGGAAAGTTGCCCAGTCCCTTCCATCGGTCCACCAAAACTCTCCCTCAGTTCTGCAATATGGAAGAGAAGGAGAATTG GTTCAACAGCAACAAACAAAACCCCAGCCGCCATCCAACTATCAAACGCGGTATCATGCCCAACTTCAGTTGCCCCTTCAACCAGATCCGGACTTTCTCCGCCCGGTACCAGACCCAAGGTCGCCAGGGCGGGCGCAATTCGAACCGGTGGTTCAAGTACCTAATTATTTGGAATATCCCACTAACAACTGGGGATCCAGGCAGGTTATGGGTCAACAAGGGATGCAGCAGATGCCACAGTATCAAG ACGCCGCAAATCAAGTGTTCACCCATAAGGAGAAGCAATTTCACAACGAAGCTCAAATAAG CCAGCTTCAATATCCAGAGTACTCTGGAAGGGGAGTGCAAAATTATTATGGGGAAAACTTCAGACAGCCAACTCAGCAGGATAGCTGGCCTATGG ATCCTAGATACCCTCCTCCGCAACAAATCTATCGTTCTCAAGAGAGTCCATCGGCTCCTATTTTACCAG TTGTGAATCCTATTCATGTACAAGAAAAGCTCGCCCATGACTTGAAGCATTCCAAGGATACCATGGAACACGGACGTATTACCcagaaaataaaagttaaagcCGCAGTTGAGTCCGACAGTCAGTTTAACGAGCCTCTGAAACTTAAAATGTATAACGAGGAGGGCGCATCTCGAATTCCTAGAGGAGCCATTCTGTCTTTAACtttag ggTTGATATTAACAGGCGTGATGGCAGTACTAATAGGATGCCGTCTTAGAGTGGTAAGACGTCGTTTAAGAAAAGGTGGGAAAGGATATGCCCATGATGCGGACTATTTGGTCAACGGGatgtatttataa
- the LOC136340553 gene encoding uncharacterized protein isoform X1 yields the protein MGVGRDRSFCYSFVLSAVGRKVQSFASIPATLRSFSRDNALGGKPRDERTSANQQTDRNGEKSPLMNISRNPMMRNKRGEIDLQTCIDNFKIHKDKIIRTQDSQNMGANFLNEIDLGGREECLRLCCETEECDVFVFEEKNAGSCYLFHCGPPEDFKCKFTHHVNYSSAVLAISRHLPDLESQIKLTKHVQDLSKLRKPEDSEPAMAFHLVPDGAEAVLKPSVTTTLIPAITREVLPLEKHPEARKCRRDQLECRSSGECIAIYNACDGIPQCADGSDEAPQLECPEVISAQNTQLTAPPPTRKVAQSLPSVHQNSPSVLQYGREGELVQQQQTKPQPPSNYQTRYHAQLQLPLQPDPDFLRPVPDPRSPGRAQFEPVVQVPNYLEYPTNNWGSRQVMGQQGMQQMPQYQDAANQVFTHKEKQFHNEAQISQLQYPEYSGRGVQNYYGENFRQPTQQDSWPMEDPRYPPPQQIYRSQESPSAPILPVKSEGTSHIEDLAQEQLLKSENVVNPIHVQEKLAHDLKHSKDTMEHGRITQKIKVKAAVESDSQFNEPLKLKMYNEEGASRIPRGAILSLTLGLILTGVMAVLIGCRLRVVRRRLRKGGKGYAHDADYLVNGMYL from the exons GAACATCAGCCAACCAACAGACCGACAGGAATGGGGAGAAAAGTCCGCTGATGAATATTTCCAGAAACCCCATGATGAGAAATAAGAGAGGAGAGATAGATCTACAGACATGTATTGACAATTTCAAGATACACAAAGACAAAATAATCAGAACGCAGGATTCTCAGAATATGGGGGCCAACTTTCTGAACGAAATAGACTTGGGAGGCAGAGAAGAGTGCTTGAGGTTGTGCTGCGAGACTGAGGAGTGCGATGTGTTTGTGTTTGAAGAGAAG AATGCCGGAAGTTGTTACCTCTTTCACTGCGGCCCTCCCGAAGACTTCAAATGCAAGTTCACCCACCACGTCAATTACTCAAGTGCAGTTCTGGCCATCAGCAGACATCTCCCTGACTTAGAAAGTCAGATCAAACTCACCAAACATGTCCAggatttatctaaattaag gaaaccTGAAGACTCGGAACCAGCAATGGCTTTCCACTTGGTTCCAGACGGGGCTGAAGCAGTGTTAAAGCCCTCGGTTACCACCACTTTGATTCCGGCTATCACCCGTGAAGTTCTCCCGTTAGAGAAACATCCTGAAG cTCGAAAATGCAGAAGAGATCAGCTCGAATGTCGTTCAAGTGGAGAATGCATCGCCATATACAACGCCTGTGATGGCATACCTCAATGTGCAGATGGAAGTGATGAGGCACCTCAATTAG AATGTCCAGAAGTGATTTCTGCTCAAAACACCCAACTTACGGCACCACCCCCTACAAGGAAAGTTGCCCAGTCCCTTCCATCGGTCCACCAAAACTCTCCCTCAGTTCTGCAATATGGAAGAGAAGGAGAATTG GTTCAACAGCAACAAACAAAACCCCAGCCGCCATCCAACTATCAAACGCGGTATCATGCCCAACTTCAGTTGCCCCTTCAACCAGATCCGGACTTTCTCCGCCCGGTACCAGACCCAAGGTCGCCAGGGCGGGCGCAATTCGAACCGGTGGTTCAAGTACCTAATTATTTGGAATATCCCACTAACAACTGGGGATCCAGGCAGGTTATGGGTCAACAAGGGATGCAGCAGATGCCACAGTATCAAG ACGCCGCAAATCAAGTGTTCACCCATAAGGAGAAGCAATTTCACAACGAAGCTCAAATAAG CCAGCTTCAATATCCAGAGTACTCTGGAAGGGGAGTGCAAAATTATTATGGGGAAAACTTCAGACAGCCAACTCAGCAGGATAGCTGGCCTATGG AAGATCCTAGATACCCTCCTCCGCAACAAATCTATCGTTCTCAAGAGAGTCCATCGGCTCCTATTTTACCAG TTAAAAGTGAAGGAACAAGTCACATTGAAGACCTCGCACAGGAACAACTTCTCAAATCTGAAAACG TTGTGAATCCTATTCATGTACAAGAAAAGCTCGCCCATGACTTGAAGCATTCCAAGGATACCATGGAACACGGACGTATTACCcagaaaataaaagttaaagcCGCAGTTGAGTCCGACAGTCAGTTTAACGAGCCTCTGAAACTTAAAATGTATAACGAGGAGGGCGCATCTCGAATTCCTAGAGGAGCCATTCTGTCTTTAACtttag ggTTGATATTAACAGGCGTGATGGCAGTACTAATAGGATGCCGTCTTAGAGTGGTAAGACGTCGTTTAAGAAAAGGTGGGAAAGGATATGCCCATGATGCGGACTATTTGGTCAACGGGatgtatttataa
- the LOC136340553 gene encoding uncharacterized protein isoform X2, protein MGVGRDRSFCYSFVLSAVGRKVQSFASIPATLRSFSRDNALGGKPRDERTSANQQTDRNGEKSPLMNISRNPMMRNKRGEIDLQTCIDNFKIHKDKIIRTQDSQNMGANFLNEIDLGGREECLRLCCETEECDVFVFEEKNAGSCYLFHCGPPEDFKCKFTHHVNYSSAVLAISRHLPDLESQIKLTKHVQDLSKLRKPEDSEPAMAFHLVPDGAEAVLKPSVTTTLIPAITREVLPLEKHPEARKCRRDQLECRSSGECIAIYNACDGIPQCADGSDEAPQLECPEVISAQNTQLTAPPPTRKVAQSLPSVHQNSPSVLQYGREGELVQQQQTKPQPPSNYQTRYHAQLQLPLQPDPDFLRPVPDPRSPGRAQFEPVVQVPNYLEYPTNNWGSRQVMGQQGMQQMPQYQDAANQVFTHKEKQFHNEAQISQLQYPEYSGRGVQNYYGENFRQPTQQDSWPMDPRYPPPQQIYRSQESPSAPILPVKSEGTSHIEDLAQEQLLKSENVVNPIHVQEKLAHDLKHSKDTMEHGRITQKIKVKAAVESDSQFNEPLKLKMYNEEGASRIPRGAILSLTLGLILTGVMAVLIGCRLRVVRRRLRKGGKGYAHDADYLVNGMYL, encoded by the exons GAACATCAGCCAACCAACAGACCGACAGGAATGGGGAGAAAAGTCCGCTGATGAATATTTCCAGAAACCCCATGATGAGAAATAAGAGAGGAGAGATAGATCTACAGACATGTATTGACAATTTCAAGATACACAAAGACAAAATAATCAGAACGCAGGATTCTCAGAATATGGGGGCCAACTTTCTGAACGAAATAGACTTGGGAGGCAGAGAAGAGTGCTTGAGGTTGTGCTGCGAGACTGAGGAGTGCGATGTGTTTGTGTTTGAAGAGAAG AATGCCGGAAGTTGTTACCTCTTTCACTGCGGCCCTCCCGAAGACTTCAAATGCAAGTTCACCCACCACGTCAATTACTCAAGTGCAGTTCTGGCCATCAGCAGACATCTCCCTGACTTAGAAAGTCAGATCAAACTCACCAAACATGTCCAggatttatctaaattaag gaaaccTGAAGACTCGGAACCAGCAATGGCTTTCCACTTGGTTCCAGACGGGGCTGAAGCAGTGTTAAAGCCCTCGGTTACCACCACTTTGATTCCGGCTATCACCCGTGAAGTTCTCCCGTTAGAGAAACATCCTGAAG cTCGAAAATGCAGAAGAGATCAGCTCGAATGTCGTTCAAGTGGAGAATGCATCGCCATATACAACGCCTGTGATGGCATACCTCAATGTGCAGATGGAAGTGATGAGGCACCTCAATTAG AATGTCCAGAAGTGATTTCTGCTCAAAACACCCAACTTACGGCACCACCCCCTACAAGGAAAGTTGCCCAGTCCCTTCCATCGGTCCACCAAAACTCTCCCTCAGTTCTGCAATATGGAAGAGAAGGAGAATTG GTTCAACAGCAACAAACAAAACCCCAGCCGCCATCCAACTATCAAACGCGGTATCATGCCCAACTTCAGTTGCCCCTTCAACCAGATCCGGACTTTCTCCGCCCGGTACCAGACCCAAGGTCGCCAGGGCGGGCGCAATTCGAACCGGTGGTTCAAGTACCTAATTATTTGGAATATCCCACTAACAACTGGGGATCCAGGCAGGTTATGGGTCAACAAGGGATGCAGCAGATGCCACAGTATCAAG ACGCCGCAAATCAAGTGTTCACCCATAAGGAGAAGCAATTTCACAACGAAGCTCAAATAAG CCAGCTTCAATATCCAGAGTACTCTGGAAGGGGAGTGCAAAATTATTATGGGGAAAACTTCAGACAGCCAACTCAGCAGGATAGCTGGCCTATGG ATCCTAGATACCCTCCTCCGCAACAAATCTATCGTTCTCAAGAGAGTCCATCGGCTCCTATTTTACCAG TTAAAAGTGAAGGAACAAGTCACATTGAAGACCTCGCACAGGAACAACTTCTCAAATCTGAAAACG TTGTGAATCCTATTCATGTACAAGAAAAGCTCGCCCATGACTTGAAGCATTCCAAGGATACCATGGAACACGGACGTATTACCcagaaaataaaagttaaagcCGCAGTTGAGTCCGACAGTCAGTTTAACGAGCCTCTGAAACTTAAAATGTATAACGAGGAGGGCGCATCTCGAATTCCTAGAGGAGCCATTCTGTCTTTAACtttag ggTTGATATTAACAGGCGTGATGGCAGTACTAATAGGATGCCGTCTTAGAGTGGTAAGACGTCGTTTAAGAAAAGGTGGGAAAGGATATGCCCATGATGCGGACTATTTGGTCAACGGGatgtatttataa
- the Bsg25D gene encoding ninein homolog isoform X2: MDHVSLLGPYEQELLKVFNSHDIDNCGSLDRDGLLQLCHTLQLEEQGGELSRCLLSEKRPRATFCEFKEALLNLLGKMQNNKTACDSPIKESALVEQTSPERAMSPKYVYGSKKPRTDEVTSVYNDENDVSQSKQGSPVQRSNSQSEVLTKKRKTNYKLKRCTSLPGHKDLNTTHGNHFITHHLPTEQEIICTEEMLREAWKKLGVGEDGYLNQTELLLVCDAIGLHKLASEVIKQLSVNYDRKISFKEVLEVIQKDETWFDMLNNDASVINENSMNIRHSPEELFPDSQTFQYVTLGPDGNGLINADTLIEMWENIGIHSPKELIHELGFDSRKISIAELADVLEKQTRSVSESTRGEYQSPHLTLLQANLTLYQSEIRCLKNILEQLQAEREKLKLDVAEANNRATLLAQEVDDNHIRMEQNTFNQVKLLEQRHADMLKEITIQCGKDKEQLNVLNQSLEDRIANLENETGKLKNDLMVAQKYSLNVEKENLSLSGRICELEKDKGVLLDKVGELETEKRKLSEIERQESELLLAKLTSLQIKNSELKDRNDEMESEIESLTNQVMSMKAKASSTPTRNYNTLDQSLEEGNISMICEGVGLGAKRRSDYSPSKDIQLLRMTDGSPRLGKVRKYYKSRTPDNLEVPFTSSESGFDTEPESLSTSTCDNEEINRLQAKVAFLEQVLLQNNIPVPTYEENETSANATMQLTHRVKELEKIISDVKSEMNKMLIKESTQCANCDILRSVCKKLESTLILSSSSVVQEDIGMDDTLDNAKKFSEQGCQTDLSIALVERKVLKLEEENKELTTKCTELEDCVELLKNEYEKCEDYWQRKVDDERQYFEAEQKISGEKLNELLDKMREYEEQYANQDMLDNRLPTISEADLEKQFTDLEQEYEDYKSYHEGELFKKEEEISILHERLAELELKQQEMQETVLQAGADAEEQRVMNKMKNFTSYVIESTCRFSEEMVPPDQKPSIAFSSLNWEKSTARSETDASTTSSLPPATWVFNSQTNNGPLSLGNMSPSTSSQNYTPCRPKRTRKHDKNIYKKNNVEKDNRKTESGNVQQEPTSPSYQNSKQGEQTVALPISAFNNIMGRKNYLEQRVRHLQICLKQQHVHNEQALHYYWQQFRGERVELQAKLKFCQERLEQQMRICNEQLDKLQRNDLFVKDLYVENAYLFANVERLEKQCRMLAQASNCSSSV; encoded by the exons ACTTCAGTTTATAATGATGAAAACGATGTCTCCCAAAGCAAACAAGGATCTCCAGTGCAGCGATCAAACTCGCAAAGCGAAGTCTTGACTAAGAAGCGAAAAAccaattacaaattaaaacg ATGTACCTCGCTACCAGGCCATAAAGACCTGAACACAACACATGGAAATCATTTTATAACTCACCATTTACCGACCGAACAAGAAATCATTTGCACTGAGGAAATGCTTAGGGAagcatggaaaaaattgggggTCGGCGAGGATGGTTATCTCAATCAGACCGAACTTTTACTAGTGTGTGATGCTATAG GTCTTCACAAGTTGGCAAGTGAGGTCATCAAACAACTCTCCGTAAACTACGATAGAAAGATCAGTTTTAAGGAGGTCTTAGAGGTGATTCAGAAGGACGAAACGTGGTTTGACATGTTGAACAACGACGCCTCtgttattaatgaaaattctatGAACATACG ACATTCGCCCGAAGAGTTGTTTCCCGACTCGCAAACTTTTCAGTATGTGACGTTAGGGCCGGACGGAAACGGGTTGATCAATGCAGACACATTAATAGAAATGTGGGAGAACATCGGGATTCATTCGCCGAAAGAATTGATTCACGAGCTGGGCTTCGATTCCCGGAAAATAAGTATTGCAG AACTGGCGGAcgttttagaaaaacaaactCGGTCGGTCAGCGAAAGCACTCGGGGCGAATACCAAAGTCCGCATCTCACCCTGCTTCAAGCGAATCTCACTCTTTACCAATCGGAAATACGATGCCtaaaaaatatcttggaaCAACTCCAAGCAGAACGCGAGAAATTAAAGCTAGACGTTGCGGAGGCGAACAATCGAGCCACTTTACTAGCTCAGGAGGTTGACGATAATCATATTCGGATGGAACAAAACACTTTTAACCAA GTTAAGCTATTGGAACAAAGACATGCGGACATGCTTAAAGAAATTACAATCCAATGTGGTAAAGACAAAGAACAATTAAACGTTTTGAATCAAAGTCTTGAAGACAGAATTGCTAATCTCGAAAACGAAacgggaaaattaaaaaatgatctGATGGTGGCGCAGAAGTATTCTTTGAACGTCGAGAAGGAAAATCTGTCTTTGAGTGGGCGAATTTGCGAATTAGAGAAAGACAAAGGGGTACTTTTGGATAAGGTTGGGGAGTTAGAGACAGAGAAACGAAAGCTCAG TGAAATTGAACGTCAAGAAAGTGAATTGCTGTTAGCCAAATTGACctctttgcaaataaaaaattccgaaCTAAAGGACCGAAATGACGAGATGGAATCGGAAATCGAGAGCTTAACGAACCAA gTCATGAGCATGAAAGCAAAGGCAAGTAGTACACCTACGAGAAACTACAACACTTTGGATCAATCGCTGGAAGAGGGCAACATATCTATGATTTGTGAGGGAGTAGGATTGGGAGCAAAACGCAGAAGCGACTATTCGCCCAGCAAAGACATCCAATTACTTCGAATGA CAGACGGTAGTCCACGTCTGGGCAAAGTGCGGAAGTACTATAAGTCCCGAACTCCGGATAACTTGGAAGTACCGTTCACTTCAAGCGAAAGCGGATTCGACACCGAACCCGAATCTCTGTCGACCTCGACCTGTGATAATGAAGAAATCAACAG gTTGCAGGCAAAGGTAGCGTTCCTAGAACAAGTACTTTTGCAAAATAACATACCTGTACCCACATACGAG GAAAACGAAACTAGTGCGAACGCAACGATGCAGCTCACTCATAGGGTGAAAGAATTGGAGAAAATCATCTCCGACGTCAAGAGCGAAATGAACAAAATGTTGATCAAGGAAAGTACTCAATGTGCAAACTGTGATATACTAAGAAGCGTCTGCAAAAAGTTGGAAAGCACTTTGATCCTTTCTAGTAGCAGCGTTGTGCAGGAGGACATTGGCATGGATGACACGCTCGATAA CGCAAAGAAATTTAGCGAACAAGGCTGCCAGACTGATTTGAGCATAGCCTTAGTGGAACGAAAAGTGCTGAAACTAGAGGAGGAAAATAAGGAACTGACTACCAAATGTACTGAATTGGAAGACTGCGTTGAGTTACTGAAGAATGAGTATGAAAAATGCGAGGATTATTGGCAG aggAAGGTCGACGATGAGCGCCAATATTTCGAGGCCGAACAGAAAATCAGCggagaaaaattaaacgaactGTTGGACAAAATGAGGGAATACGAGGAGCAATACGCCAACCAG GACATGCTGGACAATCGCTTGCCTACCATATCTGAAGCAGATTTAGAAAAGCAGTTTACAGATTTGGAGCAAGAATACGAAGATTACAAATCCTACCACGAAGGCGAGCTGTTCAAAAAAGAGGAAGAAATCAGTATTCTGCATGAGAGATTGGCGGAGCTGGAGTTGAAGCAGCAGGAAATGCAGGAAACTGTATTGCAGGCCGGTGCGGATGCCGAAGAACAGAGAGTCATGAATAAGATGAAGAATTTTACTAGTTATGTGATCGAGAGTACCTGCAG ATTTTCTGAAGAGATGGTGCCTCCCGACCAAAAACCCTCCATAGCATTTTCAAGCCTCAATTGGGAAAAATCGACCGCCAGATCTGAAACCGACGCCTCCACTACCAGTTCTTTACCTCCTGCCACATGGGTCTTCAATAGCCAAACGAACAATGGGCCTTTATCTTTGGGGAACATGTCCCCATCAACTTCTAGTCAAAATTACACTCCTTGCCG ACCTAAAAGGACAAGGAAACACgacaaaaacatttacaagAAGAACAACGTTGAGAAAGATAATAGGAAGACTGAGAGCGGTAATGTTCAGCAAGAACCTACCAGCCCGAGTTACCAAAATTCGAAGCAAG GGGAGCAAACAGTGGCCCTTCCCATTAGCGCATTTAACAACATAATGGGCCGAAAAAACTATTTAGAGCAGCGGGTCAGGCATTTGCAGATCTGTTTGAAGCAACAGCACGTTCATAACGAACAAGCATTGCACT ATTACTGGCAACAATTCAGAGGTGAACGTGTCGAACTCCAGGCGAAGCTAAAATTCTGCCAAGAAAGGTTGGAGCAACAGATGCGCATCTGCAACGAGCAATTGGATAAACTACAACGTAACGATTTGTTCGTCAAAGATCTGTATGTGGAAAACGCTTATTTGTTCGCCAATGTCGAACGACTCGAGAAACAGTGTCGCATGCTCGCACAGGCCTCGAATTGTTCCAGTTCTGTTTAA